The following proteins come from a genomic window of Natrinema saccharevitans:
- a CDS encoding CbaC protein, whose amino-acid sequence MRLSKGALLVIVAVLVPIVVELRTALSWFGITLSVLETVVVGLAVVAAILAWAVWPQEDESAMDEHRSD is encoded by the coding sequence GTGCGTCTCTCGAAGGGTGCGCTCCTCGTCATCGTGGCCGTCCTCGTCCCGATCGTCGTCGAGTTACGAACGGCCCTCTCGTGGTTCGGGATCACGTTGTCCGTCCTCGAGACGGTCGTCGTCGGGCTGGCGGTTGTCGCCGCCATCCTGGCCTGGGCGGTGTGGCCACAGGAAGACGAGTCGGCGATGGACGAACACCGGTCCGACTAA
- a CDS encoding MATE family efflux transporter — protein MASRVPNPFRWLLLSIGFLLARVGVVDRERVVRTTDLAWPRIVTGIARMSKSAADVAMVGIALGPAAIAGVGFATPFWALAFAIGGGVAGATIGLVSQRFSAGASEQLSLAVTTSALVVVALTVPLAALFWLVPEELIGLVGDDAAAVAYGADYLRVVALGVPVAALNLIGSRTLVGADDAWTPMALRAGGAAVNVAVNAVLLFVLELGVVGAAIGTVLANVLVLAAFVGGFAFGRLPLIGEFPVEIDRSRPYTTLEDVRNVIEIGTPLVFTNVARRGAQFPMLAIVALFGPNVVAAYVVARRVRDLMDTPGWGFSLASSSLVGQELGTGDEGDADTYGWEVLWFGTAVYLCSAALVLVFAERVGRLFVDDPAIVPLVTTFIVVACVSVVFRGISGGATGPLRASGDTRWPFYGQVLGLYAFALPVAALGAVAVPLPGLEVVTPLGIGALYAALILETLVPAAVTYYRFAAGHWKAISRGYRPESSPGD, from the coding sequence GTGGCTTCTCGCGTTCCGAATCCGTTCCGGTGGCTCCTGCTCTCGATCGGGTTCCTGCTCGCGCGGGTCGGCGTCGTCGACCGGGAGCGCGTCGTGCGGACGACGGACCTCGCGTGGCCGCGGATCGTCACCGGGATCGCCCGGATGTCGAAGTCGGCGGCGGACGTGGCGATGGTCGGCATCGCGCTGGGGCCGGCGGCGATCGCCGGCGTCGGCTTCGCGACGCCGTTCTGGGCGCTCGCGTTCGCGATCGGCGGTGGGGTCGCCGGCGCGACGATCGGACTGGTCTCCCAGCGGTTCAGCGCGGGCGCGTCCGAGCAACTCTCGCTGGCGGTGACGACCAGCGCGCTCGTCGTCGTCGCGCTCACCGTGCCGCTGGCGGCCCTGTTCTGGCTCGTTCCCGAGGAGCTTATCGGACTCGTCGGTGACGACGCCGCGGCGGTCGCTTACGGTGCCGACTACCTCCGCGTCGTCGCTCTCGGGGTTCCCGTCGCCGCCCTGAACCTGATCGGCAGCCGTACCCTCGTCGGTGCCGACGACGCGTGGACGCCGATGGCGCTGCGAGCCGGCGGTGCCGCCGTCAACGTCGCGGTCAACGCCGTCCTGCTGTTCGTCCTCGAGTTGGGCGTCGTCGGGGCGGCGATCGGCACGGTACTCGCGAACGTCCTCGTGCTGGCGGCGTTCGTCGGGGGGTTCGCGTTCGGCCGGCTCCCGCTGATCGGCGAGTTCCCGGTCGAAATCGACCGCTCGCGGCCGTACACGACTCTCGAGGACGTCCGGAACGTGATCGAGATCGGGACGCCGCTCGTCTTTACCAACGTCGCCCGCCGGGGCGCGCAGTTTCCCATGCTCGCGATCGTCGCCCTGTTCGGCCCGAACGTCGTGGCCGCCTACGTCGTCGCGCGCCGGGTGCGGGATCTGATGGACACGCCCGGCTGGGGGTTCTCGCTGGCCTCGAGCAGCCTGGTCGGGCAGGAACTGGGCACCGGCGACGAGGGCGACGCCGACACCTACGGCTGGGAGGTGCTGTGGTTCGGGACCGCCGTCTACCTCTGTAGCGCGGCGCTGGTCCTCGTCTTCGCCGAGCGGGTCGGACGGCTCTTCGTCGACGACCCCGCGATCGTGCCGCTCGTGACGACGTTCATCGTCGTCGCCTGCGTGAGCGTCGTCTTCCGCGGCATCAGCGGCGGCGCGACCGGCCCGCTGCGCGCCAGCGGCGACACCCGCTGGCCGTTCTACGGGCAGGTCCTCGGGCTGTACGCGTTCGCGCTCCCCGTCGCCGCCCTCGGTGCCGTCGCCGTCCCGCTGCCGGGCCTCGAGGTCGTGACACCGCTCGGTATCGGGGCGCTGTACGCCGCACTGATCCTCGAGACGCTCGTCCCGGCTGCCGTCACCTACTACCGGTTCGCCGCCGGCCACTGGAAGGCCATCAGTCGCGGCTACCGACCCGAGTCTTCGCCCGGCGATTGA